The following coding sequences lie in one Lolium perenne isolate Kyuss_39 chromosome 2, Kyuss_2.0, whole genome shotgun sequence genomic window:
- the LOC127336536 gene encoding probable purine permease 11 isoform X1 has translation MGDAGEIRLQIADDAGTGGEEAAIDTSPATAAPPPISKRLQWWALVVVNIVFVLAGQSVATLLGRIYYDQGGGSLWMATLVQSCGTPIAIPLLLYFGRRRPKSTRVARPPLLKIAAIYAGLGILLAGDNLMYSYALLYLPLSTYSLICATQLSFNAVFSYFINKEKFTALILNSVVLLTFSAALVGVNNGSDGTNSSVPAGKFMAGFALALSASAVFSLILSLNQLTFDKVLKSDTFYDVMEMQFWSNTAAALVSVAGLFISGEWSTLGGEMHGYKKGAVSYGMTLAWTAISWQLTTMGMMGLVAAVSSLFSNVISTVGMPLAPVIAVIFLKDKMDGVKVLAMLIGLWGFASYIYQHFLDDAKIKKILAESSADDDEHQTVKLATE, from the exons ATGGGCGATGCCGGCGAGATTCGTCTGCAGATCGCAG ACGATGCAGGTACCGGAGGCGAAGAAGCTGCTATAGACACGTCTCCTGCAACCGCGGCGCCGCCGCCGATCTCGAAGCGCCTGCAATGGTGGGCGCTGGTGGTCGTCAACATCGTGTTCGTCCTCGCCGGACAGAGCGTGGCGACCCTCCTCGGCAGGATCTACTACGACCAGGGCGGCGGCAGCCTGTGGATGGCCACGTTGGTGCAGTCCTGCGGCACGCCGATCGCCATCCCGCTGCTCCTCTACTTCGGGCGGCGGCGTCCCAAGtccaccagggtggcgcggccaccgcTCCTAAAGATAGCGGCCATCTACGCCGGCCTGGGGATCCTCCTCGCCGGCGACAACCTGATGTACTCCTACGCGCTCCTCTACCTGCCGCTGTCGACCTACTCGCTCATCTGCGCCACCCAGCTCTccttcaacgccgtcttctccTACTTCATCAACAAGGAGAAGTTCACGGCGCTCATCCTCAACTCCGTCGTGCTGCTCACCTTCTCCGCCGCGCTCGTCGGCGTGAACAACGGCTCGGACGGGACCAACAGCAGCGTCCCGGCGGGGAAGTTCATGGCCGGGTTCGCGCTCGCGCTGTCGGCTTCAGCGGTCTTCTCCCTGATCCTGTCCCTGAACCAGCTGACCTTCGACAAGGTGCTAAAGAGCGACACCTTCTACGACGTGATGGAGATGCAGTTCTGGAGCAACACCGCCGCCGCCCTCGTGTCCGTGGCCGGCCTGTTCATCTCCGGGGAGTGGAGCACCCTGGGCGGGGAGATGCACGGGTACAAGAAGGGCGCCGTGTCCTACGGGATGACGCTGGCGTGGACCGCCATATCGTGGCAGCTCACCACCATGGGCATGATGGGGCTCGTCGCCGCCGTGTCGTCGCTCTTCAGCAACGTCATCAGCACCGTCGGGATGCCGCTGGCGCCGGTTATCGCGGTCATTTTCCTTAAGGACAAGATGGACGGGGTTAAGGTGCTCGCGATGCTCATTGGCCTATGGGGGTTCGCCTCCTACATCTACCAGCACTTCCTTGACGATGCCAAGATTAAGAAGATTCTAGCTGAGAGTTCAGCGGACGACGACGAACACCAGACTGTAAAACTCGCCACAGAGTGA
- the LOC127336536 gene encoding probable purine permease 11 isoform X2 yields MGDAGEIRLQIAGTGGEEAAIDTSPATAAPPPISKRLQWWALVVVNIVFVLAGQSVATLLGRIYYDQGGGSLWMATLVQSCGTPIAIPLLLYFGRRRPKSTRVARPPLLKIAAIYAGLGILLAGDNLMYSYALLYLPLSTYSLICATQLSFNAVFSYFINKEKFTALILNSVVLLTFSAALVGVNNGSDGTNSSVPAGKFMAGFALALSASAVFSLILSLNQLTFDKVLKSDTFYDVMEMQFWSNTAAALVSVAGLFISGEWSTLGGEMHGYKKGAVSYGMTLAWTAISWQLTTMGMMGLVAAVSSLFSNVISTVGMPLAPVIAVIFLKDKMDGVKVLAMLIGLWGFASYIYQHFLDDAKIKKILAESSADDDEHQTVKLATE; encoded by the exons ATGGGCGATGCCGGCGAGATTCGTCTGCAGATCGCAG GTACCGGAGGCGAAGAAGCTGCTATAGACACGTCTCCTGCAACCGCGGCGCCGCCGCCGATCTCGAAGCGCCTGCAATGGTGGGCGCTGGTGGTCGTCAACATCGTGTTCGTCCTCGCCGGACAGAGCGTGGCGACCCTCCTCGGCAGGATCTACTACGACCAGGGCGGCGGCAGCCTGTGGATGGCCACGTTGGTGCAGTCCTGCGGCACGCCGATCGCCATCCCGCTGCTCCTCTACTTCGGGCGGCGGCGTCCCAAGtccaccagggtggcgcggccaccgcTCCTAAAGATAGCGGCCATCTACGCCGGCCTGGGGATCCTCCTCGCCGGCGACAACCTGATGTACTCCTACGCGCTCCTCTACCTGCCGCTGTCGACCTACTCGCTCATCTGCGCCACCCAGCTCTccttcaacgccgtcttctccTACTTCATCAACAAGGAGAAGTTCACGGCGCTCATCCTCAACTCCGTCGTGCTGCTCACCTTCTCCGCCGCGCTCGTCGGCGTGAACAACGGCTCGGACGGGACCAACAGCAGCGTCCCGGCGGGGAAGTTCATGGCCGGGTTCGCGCTCGCGCTGTCGGCTTCAGCGGTCTTCTCCCTGATCCTGTCCCTGAACCAGCTGACCTTCGACAAGGTGCTAAAGAGCGACACCTTCTACGACGTGATGGAGATGCAGTTCTGGAGCAACACCGCCGCCGCCCTCGTGTCCGTGGCCGGCCTGTTCATCTCCGGGGAGTGGAGCACCCTGGGCGGGGAGATGCACGGGTACAAGAAGGGCGCCGTGTCCTACGGGATGACGCTGGCGTGGACCGCCATATCGTGGCAGCTCACCACCATGGGCATGATGGGGCTCGTCGCCGCCGTGTCGTCGCTCTTCAGCAACGTCATCAGCACCGTCGGGATGCCGCTGGCGCCGGTTATCGCGGTCATTTTCCTTAAGGACAAGATGGACGGGGTTAAGGTGCTCGCGATGCTCATTGGCCTATGGGGGTTCGCCTCCTACATCTACCAGCACTTCCTTGACGATGCCAAGATTAAGAAGATTCTAGCTGAGAGTTCAGCGGACGACGACGAACACCAGACTGTAAAACTCGCCACAGAGTGA